The genomic interval CTCAACCTTGGACcagaaccatgagtcaaaatgaacttttctttaaaactaaCCCATTCTGTGATTTTGTGTTATTAacaaaaaatggactaagacatggTACTCAGTATAACTGGAGCAAAGGCATCTAAATGGTTCAAAAATCAGACCAACATTAATTTGGGGGTCCAATATCAGAACATGTCACTCTCTAAAATACAAAGTTAAGCCCCAAATGGAGAATGATTCCAGTCTGTGGAACTGCTCATCTTTGAGAGAAGGTCTGTAGTTGACCAATCAAGTCTAGGCTTATCAAGTCTAACTGGGGATAAAAGTTTAAGTGGGAGACATGAAAGCAGGAGAAGTCACCTTAACAGGTAAAGGTGGTGGGGATGTAGATCCCAGAGTCTAGAAAGAGTAGCCCAAGTGCACGACTCAGAGATCTGTCCATCAATTTCCTTGTCACAGAGATGGCAAAGTCACCTGACATATTAACATAGTGCTTGAGTGTCTTTAATCCTGGGAGGGTTTCAAGTTCACCAAAGAGATGGGGAAGTAAATCAGAATTCACAGTTAAAAATTTGATGTTACACaactcaacaattaaaaaaaaccaacaaccagGTACAAGCATTGTAATAGCCATTTCTTAGCCATTACTCATCAGGAAATACAACTCAAAACCCATAGTGTGCTACCATATCTCACccactagaatggctaaaataagaaaagatagaGCACAATGGAGAAATTGAaactcatacattgctggtgggaatgtaaaattttGTGATAACTATGCAAAATAATATGGTTGTTCTTCAAAAAGTCAAATTtagttaccatatgacccagaaattccattcTTAGGTCCATCCCCAAGATAAGTCCAAGAAAACATATTGTGCATAAATGttcacattattcataatagactaaaacaacacaaatgtgtACCCATTGATGAATAAACAAAGTGAATATCCACTCACACAATATTCTTATGAATTTTTTCAGCTATAAAAAGTCTAATAAATGTTATCTTGAACAATCAAGaatgaaactttaaaacactGAGTAAAAGAAGACACTCACAGTTGGCAAATACAGACAGATAGAAAATGGATTAGTAGCTGCCAAGagctggggggaagggagaggagggaatggaaaaaaaaaatctaatgggcatcctatttcttttttaagtgataaaaatgttctggagTTAGATGGTGTAACAGCTTTGTGACTATATTAAAAACCAATGTATTGAATGCTTTAAAGGGATCAATGTTGTTAAATCAAAATTTTTGAGATCCAGAGATCTCTAAAATAAATGGGTTTATTAAGATGTTACAGTTGctagccaaaaataaaagaacGAGTTCTGGGATAAGTTCCCTAAGGGCACCAGCAGCATGGTCAGGTAGCAGTGGGAAAATGTCTACTGGCTGTAAGGAGCCAGGGcattttatattgaaaatgtgggaagaaaaagacataaattaCTTACAATGAACCTATGGTGGCTGTAGGTAAGAAGGGCAGGACCACAGGCAGCAAGTACAACCCTGGGATAGGGTAGTCCATTCAGAAAAATTCTTGCTGCTTCTTCGTGGACTGGTTCTACAGGAAGAATGGCTGTTGTCTTGACGCTAATCGTCAACATGTGGGGATATgaacagatttctttttctttttctttttggtttagcTTAAAGTTGTCAgtgaaaataaacttatttttcgCTTCCCTCCATTCTTCTGTCTACTAACTTAATTTAGGATATCCTAGAATTCTTCTCTTATCAATGCTGTAacatgtgaattatatcttaataataACTGTATcttaattaatataataattatatcttcattatattttaataagttaTATCTTAATAAAGGTGGTATTtggtagtcaggcactctaccacttgaaccactccacaccAGCTCTTAACGGTGccatttgggagaaaaaaagggtaaaggcaCTTAAGGTGCAAATTTTAAGGAGGCCTCCACTCTCATCCATGCAAATACAGGACTGACCCCGTGAGTTAGTCCCTCTGCCTAAGCGTCGGAGCCAGTCTGATTCAGTGTCTGTTTCTGTCGCTTTGTCGGGGAAGAGTGGGATCGCTGGCACACCAGCGCCGCAGACCAAGCACCGGCTATTGGAAAAGGGCTCGGCTCCTGGGAGCTGGACGCCTGGGTTCTGCGCGTGGGTCCAGCTGGATGCCTCGCGCGTATAAAGGTAAGAGGCGCGGAACGCAGACACACGGCCCCTTCCTACACTTGCACCACTTCGTGAATGTAGGAAGCCCCCCTTCCCCTATGCCCCACTTCCCCGAGACCCTAAGCCCCTCCCGCTAGGCTGCCCGCCCCGCCCACCCCGGCACCGAGAAAAGCGTCCTCCTGGCCCCGAGGTCAGCAGATTGCGTTTACAGGTGCGGACCGCGCGCTCAGAGCACAACTGAGAGAGGGCGCTGAAGGGTGGCAGGTGAGGGTCCCTCGGCGCAGGGCCGAGTGGGGCGGGGGCCGGCACGGGCGATCTCCAGAAGCTTCAGACTGCCTCTAGGGGTGGGACCGAGGACCCAGAGAACCCGAGAGGGCGGTGTCACCATGGTGTTTACGAGGCCGCTTCTCTGGAGATCCCAGCTGCGCAGTACGCAGCAAGGCTGTGTCTGTGGGTGGTCCCTCAGCGGTGCTGCGCGATCCTGAACCAGCAAAGACACGGCTTCTTCTCGGTGCCCTCTGCGTCCTTGCGAGTCCCAACTCTGGGCCCACTtatcccctcccttctctccttagGGATCTGCACGATGATGTCATAGTTTGTCTGCCCTTTTGAAATCTCAGTATCCAATCCAGATCCTAACACTCTTTATCCACCCAAATATTTTCAGGAACTCACCTCATATTGTCAGAACCCTCCTTTTTCGTGAGCATGCTTAAAATCAGGGTGTCGGCCGCTGTCTCTGCCTTCAGAGAGCTTCCAATCTGGTGGGGCCAACAATTAATGAGATAAGGAAATACAATAAGGAATGATGAGAAgaattggggtgtgtgtgggggaggggtgttTCTAGGGTAGAACATCAGAAGCCTTGGAGCTGTGACACCTCTCAGTAGAGGTGTCCCAGTGGGATGAGAGTGGTTTGAACTTGGTGGTGCGGATGGAGTAGGGAGCCTTCTAAGTGGAAAAATGCAAAGGCTCAGAGATGATTTCGACTCATTTTTGAAAAGCCAACAACagtgaatagattttttttttggttaaacttaaaatatttatgagctttgagatgaaaaaacaaaagcacaacttTCGCATTGCCGGTGCTAAGTCAATGAACATTCAGGGGTGTagaatgctgtttttctttcttctctatctCCAGACCCTGTATCATGGATACTCTTTCTGAAGCAAATGGCACCTTTGCCATCCGCCTTTTAAAGATACTGTGTCAGGACAAGTCTGGACGCAATGTGTTTTATTCTCCTATGAGCATCTCCTCTGCCCTGTGCATGATTCTATTGGGGGCAAAGGGAAATACCGCAGTCCAGATGGCCCAGGTAAGTTGCCTGTCACCCAGGAGGGACTGGCCTGCCACTGGCTGTTGTTTCCTATCACCTGCTTCATTCTCACCTCCAGAACTGCTGAAAAAGGAGGGTAGGATGTGCGTGCACCCCATTTCATGGTGGTGGGTGCCAAGAGGAAAGAAGGCAGGGAGTCTTCTCCAGACAggtctttttgtttggtttttttttttttttaaggggaaaAGTTTCCCCAATTAATAACCTGGAGAAGACTCTCAAAATTTTGTGTAGCACTTTGCTTAGAAAGTGATGCTGgaattatttgaaatataaattgcTAGAATGTATCTATTTTTTGGATAATTGTAATTATTTGACGGTGAGAAGGTTAATTCCTGCCTTTAGTCTTTTCTGTACCAGTTTACTTTGCTAACTCACTGAGGGGATAAACAGAAACATAAAGGAGAGTTAAAAGGCGTGCACTTAGTCACACATACAGACCATGAGAGCACTGTCTGGCTAGGTTTAACAAGCACTTGGTAGATATCTGGAGGTGATAAAGAATCAGTCCCTATTCCCACAGGCTTGCAGGGTGGGCAGGTGCCTGAGGAAAGCCTAAAAACTTGTCACTGTGAGGTTCCTGCCCCTGCTCACACCTTCAGGGTGGGAGTGTTAGTCACTGTTGGTCTTTATTTCAGTATCAGTCAAGTGTTATGGTCTTTTCTAGGTTTTAGACAATTTACCAGGTGTGAGATTGTAAGGTCCTCATATCTCTAGGGCTCAACTGGGTAATAACCAGGCATACAATATGGTAAATATACATTGCTACTTATAACACAAAAGGAGACTATTTggctgaaaaaatatttaaaacaattattcatttttccttcatgCTATAAATGGTAAAAGCCCatgacaaaaatctttaaaaatgaaagtagaagaaagggaaaaaaaatcccctgtAGTCTTATTAAACAGAAATAACCATATAAGAATTAAAACATTTCCTTCCAGTCATATTTCCCCATTTTGGCTTTAAATTTTATACTTTGGTGATTAACTATATCTTAATTCTTATCAGTACTGTCTCAATTGATGTGAGGATTCAGCGAGATAATCTATGTAAATCTGGTGCCCACCATGAATAACTATTGATAATAGTGTTATCATAGCTTAGGTAAAATAGACTTCAGCtgttggttttctattttttgacagatttttctgaatttcaaagtTGGCTGAGACTTCCCTTATGGCCTAAtatgtatttttgaaatattaaagtAGCATATATGTAATATTGTGTCTCTAGGATATAGTTTTAAGAGCTCTGTTTTGGTCTTATTAGTATTGCTCACTTATTTCCCTTTGAAGAGTCCCATTATGACTATATTCCtgtccatttttatttgtatttttggtaTATTTGAGGATAAAAAATTGTAAATTCTTCTAGAGACTGAAGAGCACTATTGATaatgttttatcttttccttcaCAGGTACTTTCTTTAAACACAGAGAAAGATGTTCATGTGGGCTTCCAGTCACTTCTCGCTGAAGTGAACAAGCCTGGCACAAAGTACTTGCTTAGAACAGCCAACAGGCTCTTTGGAGAGAAGACTTGTGAATTCCTCCCAGTAAGTTGAGTCAGTAGGACAATAAAAGTTGTACTCAAAACACCTGGTGATATAGTTCCCAGGAGAAAGACTACTGAGAACTTGAGAAACTTATGGGCAACCCCccgcctttttttttatttggaaataccaCAATTCTGTAACGATACCTTGCATTATTTCAAATTTGACTACTTCTAGAATCATGTACTCATCTCTGGTTATTCCACACTCAGTAATACCTACATATAAACTTTGATATATTATCTATTACACTAAGATGTGATCCCTTAAGAGATGTgtgctaattttattatttttttaaaaaaggatatagTATTCAGAATGTTGAAGTCTTgctgatattttatttaataagataGCCTTACTGAACACGTTTCTCTCCAGACATTTAAGGAGGCCTGTCTTAAGTTTTACCTATCTGAACTGGAGCAACTGCCCTTTGCCAAAGACGTAGAGATGTCCAGGAAGCATATAAACACTTGGGTCTCCAAACAGACTGAAGGTTAGAATTTCAAGTTATTTCAACGCCCCACCccacttctttctcctcctctccttccacctttgcctcctccccactcatccttctctcctcctctcctgtctcctccttcctcttccaccctttttctttttttccttcttcctccttccccttcttctcccccttaACTGATTTCATTGGTCTTTCACATGGTCAGAATGATGTTGACTGACTGGGCCTCTTGGTATATTTTAACCTTAGAAGATTCATTGAAGTTCTAATCAGATGCTCAGGTTTTCAATGACAGAAAGTTAATTTTGTCTGTTCCCCTAGGACTCAAATAGCTGATACAAATGTCAAAAGGAACTCATCAGCCAGATACCTAGTTTAACTGTTTCCATTAGCACATACTTTCATTGGCCTGTAATGTTCCATGTCAGGTGACTCTGCCATTTCTGTGAGAAGGAGATTGATGGGCAGATCTTTCCTGAGTCATTCACTTGGGCCACTGTtcctccatccccaccccctACATGTGTTAGGAGACTTTTATGGTTTCTCTTATGTCTTACATTTCATCTCCCTTAATTAGACTTGGCAAGCCTAGACTTGATTGGTCAACTGCAGACCCTCTCTTAGGGATGACAGTTCCACTGGCTGAAATTGCCCTCTATTTGGCATTGAACTGTATTCATTTCTGTCTCAGACAGTGACATGTTCCACGTTTGGCCCTTGAGATCAATAGTGGTCTGATGTTTGAAATATTCTGCACCACTAGGACTTTTCTATCTTGGCTAACAAATGGGACAGTAAGGAATGAGAGGTAGTCTTTCCTTAAAAGACACAGCAGTTATTTACCCCAGTTTTTCTTGGGCTCTTTACCACCTATGCTTTCTTGAGGCCGTAAATTAGCAATGATGCTTTTAGTTTATTAAAAAGGTACCActtgccaggagctggtggctctcacctgtaatcctagctactcaggaggcagagatcaagagaattgaggttcgaagccagcctgggtaaggagttcgtgagaccctatctcaaaaaacccttcacaaaaaaaaaggggctgctggagtggctcaaagtgtagaccctgagttcaaaccccaataactcaaaaaaaaaaaaaaaaaggtacccaTGGTATCCAGGGGAAGAAGGGAGTATCTTTACTTGCCCACCGTACCTTTTTTTAGGAATGCCTGGTACTCTGTTTAGAGGATCCAATAGTAATATCTCTTCCAGAAACTGTTCATGTGCCCATCCTCTGCTTTTCCCCCTTTGGGCCATTCATTCTGGCTGCTTCTGACATGTTGGCTTCTAGTTGTAGGATGTTAGGACTGGGCATGACCATGGAGTGCTAGACCAGATAATGCATTTAACCTCTGCAGCTCCCCCTAGTCCCCACCCACCCAGCCCATCTCACATTTCCAGCTTGTCTTGCTTCCCctgttgtttctttcttccaaactgctttctttcttcttcttttttttttgcagtactggggtttgaactcggggcctacatcttgagccactccaccagcccttttttttttttgtgaacggtttttcaagataggatctcacaaactgtttgtccgggctggcttcaaaccatgaccctcctgatctctgcctcctgagtagctaggattacaggtgtgagccattggtgcctggctcccATCCTGCTTTCTTTGAATGACTTAGAAGTCTTTTACTGTCCTCAACTTGGTGGATGTTCCTCAAGTGTCTGTAATCATGAATaccatggttttgattttttgtacACAACCATCCACACTCAGCAAATTTGAAATGAATGTTCAGATCTTCCAAGACATAATCTCATAGTTtatttatcatatatttataaaaaaacaGCTAAGTGTATTTTCGGTTTTTCTTGACAGGTAAAATTCAAGAGCTGTTGCCAAGGAACTCAATTAGAGAGCAGACCAAGCTGGTTGTTGTGAATGCCATCTACTTCAAAGGAAAGTGGGATGACTATTTTAACGAAACATGCACAACggaaatgccttttaaaataaacCAGGTAGGaggaagccttttttttttttttttaaatcatgttacTTTGATGAGGAAATTGAATGGAAAAGTTTAACTTTGTAAAAGCATAGGGCTGGaatgtaactcaatggtagaacTCATGCATACTAtgggacctgggttcaatccttcgcaccttaaaaaaaagtaaaaaacataaatgactggttaaaaaaaatcacttggaaCTTATTTCTGAATGAACTTTTTAACCCAGTAGAATAAATGATAAGAATAGAGAATATGTGatgcctataattttttttttttttgctttactgtcACTGCAAATTTCTCCTTATCAATTGTTGCAAGCTTCTTCTGGAAACTGAAGATTTTCCTTTAAGCCCAAGATGCTTagatagaaaacaaataacagGTGCTAAGGCAGAGTGATATTTGTATCACCATATGAGATATGGGGCAGGGGACAAGGAGGTAAATTTCTTTAgccaagtattttttaaatcaaaataagtTCATTTGAATTGAACTTGTTCAATGAacttatcattattttaaaacattttgctaaTACATGGTAGATATATGTTGatttttgttgtgacatttccatatattcatgTATTATATCCAGTTTGGTTtattccttccattattctccctcctcccacatttcctttttaaggtgacttcaacaggtttcaatgttccatattcatacttgtatagaaagtacatcaaccatattcaccctcctttaccctgttcatttaccctccctctcccactagagctCTTCCCTTCACATGACCTTTTTTACATTATTGTCCTTCAGTGTTTTAAGTcactgtttgttgttcagtgggaattttgccttgatattttacctgtaaatatattgtacttaaatcaGCCTAACCCCTTCCATACTCTTTCTTGTCCTTTTACCTCTACCCTGATTGTGCAGCAGTTTTCAGTGTgattcattgtgtcttgttcctacacacaGAGGTGATGTATTCCATTATTATACActgttattcttttcttcttttcctctttcctctaaCAGTTCCACTTTGGAaatatgttctgtatatatatgtatatatatgataatgcttatatttgtattggatctctcttccatatatgagagaaaacatgcaaacattgtctttctgaacctggctgtcttcacttaagataatgatctccagttctatccatatgcctgtgaacaacaaaatttcattcttcttcatggatgaataaaattccattgtgtatatgtatgtatgtgtgtaaaatcacattttctttatatattcactagttgtagggcatctgggctgtttccacagcttggctattatgaataatgctgcaataaacatgggtatgcaggtgtctttgttgtaacctgacttacattccttctggtatatgcctagaagtggaattgctggatcacatggcagttctatttttagttttttgaggagcctccatactgttttccacaatgattgtactaatttacattcccaccaacagtatatgaggtttcctttctccccacatcctcgccaacatttgttgtttgtgttcttgatgataaccattctaacaggagtgaggtggaatcttttgatttgcatttcctttatggccagggatgttgagcatttcttaattttttttggcaatttggacttcttcctttgaaaaagctctgctcagttcatttgcccatttcttcatcggGTTATTGATTCTTTGGCAGTttcgttttttgagctccctgtaaattctggttattaatcccttgtcagatatatagctggcaaatattttctcccattccatggaaAATCCCTACCTTTTCAGTCTGgttaccatttcctttgctgtgcagaattgtttttgtttcatgtagtcctgtttgtccatcctttcttttaattgctgagtcatttgagttctatttaggaagttattgtttATGCCTAAATGTTCCaatgtattttctactcttttttttttgcggtactggggcttgaactcagagccttcaccttgagccattccaccatccctatttttgtgaagggtttttcaagatagggctggcttcaaattgcgatccttctgatctctgcctcctgagaagctaggattatggcatgagccactggcgcctggtatttcctactcttttctgtactagttgcaaagtttcaggccttatgttaaggtctttaatccactttgaactgatatttggtacagggtgaaagacatgaatgaGTTTCTATCTTCTACTTGCAGATATTCCCTTCGAGGGCAGTTCCGCAATGATCTAGCTtcctcccactaagccccacttcctaaaggtttcactacttcccagtagtGCTACCCTGTGGACCAAGcttttaatacatgggcctttgtgggacattccagatccaaactatagcactagGGAAATTCAAAGTATCACATTCTATCCTGCTGAATAAAATCTTATCCTTCTCAGGCTAGCCCTGTATATGCTTACACTGGATGACTTTTATGATGATAGAAAAGATCTGGCTGACATGTTTCAAGTATTAACAAGAGCACTGGATATTGTTTCTATCACAGGAAAATTCCTGGAATTAACTGTGGCTCATTTGGATACTTTATTGCCTCTTCCAATAATCTGTGCTCATCTGTTCATTCCTGTCAGAAGGAGGAAAGGCCAGTTCAGATGATGTATCAGGAAGGCAAATTCAACATCACCTATGTGAGTGAGGTGCAAGCACAGGTGCTGGAGCTGCCCTACGAGGGCAaggagctgagcatggtgatccTGCTCCCGGATGATGGCGTGGATCTCAGCACGGTGAGGTGGGAGGGGCTGCAGCCCTCTCCTCTCTGAATTTCCATGGGAAGAATCCAGTGACACCTGCCTTTATCCCTAGAATAGAACTCAAACACCACTACCATTTTTGTATTTGCCTTTTGAGTGGGTGATGCTCACAGACCTAGACCCAGCTGCAGAGCCCAGTGGGATCAAAGTTTTGTTCAGGACTGACTTCTCCCATTACTATCTACGTGACTTTGCCAAATGATGTATCCCATCTCGGCTTCCGGTATCTTGGCTTCAGCTTTCTCATTGCTAGAATGTGGTTATGATGCTGTCTGCCTGATAGAACTATTATGAGGATGAAACGGGGGCAATTCAGATGGCATTGTCAATGTGATCCATTATTATCATAATCACTGTTATTAgcattaatattttgaaatctgAGAACCTCAAATCCAGAATGAGAAAATCTCTTACTTTGATCTATCAAAGGGGTTGGGGAGAGTGGTGGCAGCAGGAAGATGTGATGTCCAGTGCTCAGAGGCCAGAGGCAGGCATACCCTAATACAGAGCTTCCCTGTCCTTGCCTCCTTGCAGCATGGTCCCTGTGGTGAGAGGCAGCCATTATCTGAATGTAGGCAATGGAGCATCCCTGACCTAAGCAGTCTTTGTGATCAGAGAAGCCCCCATGGTCTCCTTCTTTCCAGCTCCCTAACTGTAGCATCTCTCCCCTAGTGTGTtagtttattgttgttgttgtatgaTGGCATACCTGttttaaacaacttaagggaggaagggttTGTTCTGCCTCATTGTTTCATAAGGTTCAGTCTGCATGGTTGCTTGGGCACAGCATGGTGGCAGTGGGAGCATGTGGCAGGGTTTGCTCACCTAaaggtggacaggaagcagagagagaggaggggaccaGGGACCCAGTATAACCTTCAAAGCCATGCCCTCAGAGATCTACTTCATTAAGCAGGGCTCCACCTCCCACAATAGTGCCACCAACTGGGGACCTAGTGTTCAACACATGAAGACtgtgagggacatttcatattcaaaccataacacacaAACCCAACCCAGAATCCCTCCTGCTGTGACTCACAAGGGGaaccctttctttttcatttttttccttaccagtaatagtttgttgtttttcaaacgttatctacttaaaaaaaaaaagcatagtctGAAAGTATAATCACTTGTCAGAATAAAAGATATCTCAAAAGTGGTTAAGGAGAGGACACCAGGCTACCTGCCTTTCAGCTGTTTTGCTTTTCCATGCACATTATATCTGGGAGAGCAGGACAAGTTGGGCCTTCACAAGCTGCCTGGCTGATAAAGAGGCTGCCAGTCCTGGGTGAATAAGCAGCTCCGTCTGCAAGAGGAGGAGGGGTGCTGTACGTGGGAGTGCCTGCACTTGTAGATATACACTCAAATCTGAATCTGAAAGTTTAATTCTGGTTTTTCAGGTGGAAAACAATCTCACTTTTGAGAAGTTAACAGCCTGGACCAAGCCAGACTGTATGAAGAACACTGAAGTTGAAGTTTTCCTTCCAAGATTTAAACTGCAAGAGGATTATGATATAGAGTCTTTGCTCAAGCGTTTGGGGATGGTGGAT from Castor canadensis chromosome 8, mCasCan1.hap1v2, whole genome shotgun sequence carries:
- the Serpinb9 gene encoding serpin B9 → MDTLSEANGTFAIRLLKILCQDKSGRNVFYSPMSISSALCMILLGAKGNTAVQMAQVLSLNTEKDVHVGFQSLLAEVNKPGTKYLLRTANRLFGEKTCEFLPTFKEACLKFYLSELEQLPFAKDVEMSRKHINTWVSKQTEGKIQELLPRNSIREQTKLVVVNAIYFKGKWDDYFNETCTTEMPFKINQKEERPVQMMYQEGKFNITYVSEVQAQVLELPYEGKELSMVILLPDDGVDLSTVENNLTFEKLTAWTKPDCMKNTEVEVFLPRFKLQEDYDIESLLKRLGMVDAFQQGKADLSALSAERHLCLSKFVHKSVVEVNEGGTEAAAASVMEAVDCCLVYESRFCADHPFLFFIRHNTSNSILFCGRFSSP